From a region of the Saccharomycodes ludwigii strain NBRC 1722 chromosome VII, whole genome shotgun sequence genome:
- a CDS encoding uncharacterized protein (similar to Saccharomyces cerevisiae YHR208W | BAT1 | Branched-chain Amino acid Transaminase (paralog of YJR148W | BAT2)) — MLRNNISKLFARDKHSIASLIRTISTASLDASKVKITNVSTPSKPKPNDQLVFGRTFTDHMLTIEWTEEKGWDAPIIKPYGNLSLDPSTCVFHYAFELFEGLKAYRTPDNKITMFRPDKNMQRMNKSAARICLPTFESDELIKLIGKLIEQDKHLVPQGQGYSLYIRPTMIGTSESVGVRYPDKALLYVICSPVGPYYKTGFKAVRLEATDYATRAWPGGVGDKKLGANYAPCILPQLQAAKRGYQQNLWLFGPEKHITEVGTMNVFFVFKDEKTGKKELVTAPLDGTILEGVTRDSILNLAREKLDPKEWIISERYYSINEVAEKAEKNELLEAFGAGTAAVVSPIKEIGWNGKDIKVPLLPGEQSGQLTKDIAKWIADIQYGRVEHGKWSRVVADLD; from the coding sequence ATGTTGAGAAATAATATCTCCAAATTATTTGCTAGAGACAAGCATAGCATAGCATCCTTAATCAGAACAATAAGCACCGCATCATTAGATGCTTCTAAAGTTAAAATTACAAACGTTTCAACTCCATCTAAGCCAAAACCAAATGACCAATTGGTTTTTGGTAGAACTTTTACCGACCACATGTTAACCATTGAATGGACTGAAGAAAAGGGATGGGATGCTCCAATAATCAAACCATATGGTAACTTGTCTTTGGATCCATCCACTTGTGTTTTCCACTACGcttttgaattatttgaagGTTTGAAAGCTTACAGAACTCCTGACAACAAAATTACCATGTTTAGACCAGACAAAAACATGCAAAGAATGAACAAGAGTGCCGCCAGAATTTGTTTGCCAACTTTTGAATCTGATGAATTGATCAAATTAATTGGTAAATTAATTGAACAAGATAAACATTTGGTTCCTCAAGGCCAAGGTTACTCTTTGTATATCCGTCCTACTATGATAGGTACCAGTGAAAGTGTAGGTGTTAGATATCCAGATAAGGCCTTGTTGTATGTTATCTGTTCTCCAGTCGGTCCTTACTACAAGACTGGTTTCAAAGCCGTTAGATTAGAAGCTACTGATTATGCTACCAGAGCTTGGCCAGGTGGTGTTGGTGACAAAAAGTTGGGTGCCAATTATGCTCCATGCATCTTGCCTCAATTGCAAGCCGCCAAGAGAGGTTACCAACAAAACTTGTGGTTATTTGGTCCAGAAAAACATATCACTGAAGTTGGTACAATGAAcgtttttttcgtttttaaGGATGAAAAAACTGGTAAGAAAGAATTGGTTACTGCCCCATTAGATGGTACTATTTTAGAAGGTGTCACCAGAGATTCCATTTTGAACTTGGCCAGAGAAAAATTGGATCCAAAAGAATGGATTATTTCCGAACGTTACTACAGTATCAACGAAGTTGCTGAAAAGGCTGAAAAGAATGAATTATTAGAAGCATTTGGTGCTGGTActgctgctgttgtttctccaattaaagaaattggATGGAATGGTAAAGATATTAAAGTTCCTTTATTGCCAGGTGAACAATCTGGTCAATTAACCAAGGATATTGCCAAATGGATTGCTGATATTCAATATGGCAGAGTTGAGCATGGTAAATGGAGTAGAGTTGTTGCTGATTTAGATTGA